A single genomic interval of Bacteroidota bacterium harbors:
- a CDS encoding restriction endonuclease subunit S, protein MSKWSKKKIKDFSFTASGGTPSTERKEYWHNGTIPWINSGELSKHDIIKKPTTYITQEALDNSSAKLFPIGTVVIALTGATTGMSAILEIETSTNQSITGIFPSKEHDSKFLLYTLHHNIDKILLHNVGSAQPHINKEIVDNLEFNYPIVPEQYVISKILSTADAVIEKTQAAIAKYKAIKQGMLQDLFTRGIDLNTNKLRPRFEDAPELYKESKLGMIPREWDVDVMDTYVSFLRSGLSRLLSDEDIGIPVMISGNIQESRFDFSNLKYWYIDDPQGADTNSYKLTIGDILICFINSLDQIGKSAIFEGFKRDVIYTTNLLRMQASKNTNSRFLFYLLNSSITQNELHTIVKPAVNQASFTTKDFLKIPVPLVPETEQNVMAEKLTTIDKTIDAEQTYLQKMESLKKGLMEDLLSGRKRLNCDFGDLHDDHDSVVSIESNQSPKSNKS, encoded by the coding sequence ATGAGTAAGTGGAGCAAGAAGAAAATAAAGGACTTTTCTTTTACTGCTTCTGGTGGAACACCATCAACGGAAAGAAAAGAGTATTGGCACAATGGAACAATTCCTTGGATAAATTCTGGTGAACTGAGTAAACACGATATAATAAAGAAACCAACTACTTATATTACCCAAGAGGCATTAGATAATAGTTCTGCAAAATTATTTCCAATTGGCACAGTAGTTATCGCATTAACAGGTGCTACCACTGGAATGTCAGCAATTCTTGAAATTGAGACCAGCACAAATCAATCAATAACTGGTATTTTCCCATCCAAGGAACATGATTCAAAATTCCTACTTTACACTTTACATCACAACATTGACAAAATTCTCTTACATAATGTTGGAAGTGCCCAGCCGCATATAAACAAAGAGATAGTTGACAATTTGGAATTCAACTATCCAATAGTTCCTGAACAATATGTTATCTCTAAAATCCTATCCACAGCCGATGCGGTGATAGAAAAAACCCAAGCCGCCATTGCCAAATACAAAGCCATTAAGCAAGGTATGTTGCAGGATTTGTTTACCCGTGGCATAGACCTAAACACCAACAAACTCCGCCCCCGCTTTGAGGATGCACCGGAGTTGTATAAGGAAAGTAAGTTGGGAATGATACCGAGGGAGTGGGATGTGGATGTAATGGATACTTACGTTAGCTTTTTAAGAAGCGGGCTATCCAGACTTCTATCGGATGAAGACATTGGCATTCCCGTGATGATTTCAGGAAACATTCAAGAAAGCAGATTTGATTTTTCAAATTTAAAATACTGGTATATAGATGACCCACAAGGTGCTGATACTAATTCATACAAATTGACAATAGGCGATATTCTGATTTGCTTCATCAATAGTCTTGACCAGATTGGTAAATCTGCAATTTTTGAAGGTTTTAAAAGAGACGTGATATATACAACAAATCTATTGAGGATGCAGGCTTCGAAGAATACCAACTCAAGATTTTTGTTTTACTTATTAAATTCTAGCATCACACAGAACGAATTGCACACAATAGTAAAGCCAGCAGTAAATCAGGCATCTTTTACAACAAAGGACTTTCTAAAAATTCCAGTTCCATTAGTCCCTGAAACAGAGCAAAATGTTATGGCTGAAAAATTAACGACTATCGATAAAACTATTGATGCCGAGCAAACCTACTTACAAAAAATGGAAAGTCTTAAAAAGGGATTGATGGAGGATTTGTTGAGTGGGAGAAAACGTCTGAACTGTGATTTTGGTGATTTGCATGATGACCATGATTCAGTTGTAAGTATAGAATCAAATCAATCACCAAAATCAAACAAATCATAG
- a CDS encoding GxxExxY protein translates to MVQTTYKYSELTGKIIGCAMEVHKRLGNGFQEVIYQRALEIEMKLAGIEFSREHEMPIFYRDEQIGTRRVDFLVEGVISVELKAITKLEDVHFAQAINYLEAYNLEIGLLINFGETSLNFKRLTNKKYKSPESPKSNKS, encoded by the coding sequence ATGGTTCAGACAACTTACAAATATTCTGAGCTAACCGGCAAAATCATTGGCTGTGCTATGGAAGTGCATAAACGATTGGGCAACGGGTTCCAAGAAGTGATTTATCAACGGGCTTTGGAAATAGAGATGAAGCTGGCTGGTATTGAATTCAGCCGAGAGCATGAAATGCCTATTTTCTACAGAGATGAGCAAATTGGCACACGAAGGGTTGATTTTTTAGTGGAAGGCGTTATCAGTGTAGAATTGAAAGCAATAACCAAATTAGAAGATGTTCACTTTGCACAAGCAATCAATTATCTGGAGGCATACAATCTTGAAATTGGTTTGCTCATAAACTTCGGTGAAACCAGCTTGAATTTTAAACGGCTGACAAATAAAAAATACAAATCACCTGAATCACCAAAATCAAACAAATCATAA